One Trichocoleus desertorum ATA4-8-CV12 genomic window, CTGTGGCTCAAAGTTCGCTGCCTCTTAGCGAAGGCCACTGGGCCGACTTAGGGACTGGAAGTGGAGCGATTGCGATCGCGTTGGCGGATGCCTTCCCCAAGATCTCAATTCACGCAGTCGATTGTGATGCGGCGGCTCTAGCAGTGGCTCAAGTTAATGCTGAGCGGTATGGCATGAGCGATCGGATTCACTTCTACCAAGGCTCTTGGTTTGAACCTCTAGCTCATCTCCAAGGTCAGTTCAGCGGCATGATCGCCAATCCGCCTTATGTCCCTAGTACTCGACTAGCGGAAATGGACCCCGAAGTGGCGCATGAGCCTCAACATGCTGTCTATGGCAATGGCCAAGATGGTTTGGACCACGTTCGTCACCTGATCAAGTTTGCCTCTGATTACCTGATGCCTGGAGGAGTTTGGCTGATGGAGATGATGGTGGGGCAGTCGGAAGCTGTGACTGACTTACTCCAAACTCAAGGTCACTATCGGGATATCCAAATTCACCCCGATTACGCAGAACGGAACCGCCTAGCGCTTACCTACCGAGCCTAAAGATCGGAGAGCCAAAAAGGGGCAACTTGGGTTTGGGTGCAGAAAAATGCTCCAGATCTGGACTGCCCCGTTCTGCTCCCACCCAATACAACCTGAAGTAGCAAAATCAACGTGGTGCAATAGTAGATGTAGGTTAATAAGGAAAGATTCTAAAGTACCTGCCCCAATGTCCCAAAGCTGGATATTTCTTGCATTTGCCATTATTTGCGAATTGATCGCGACTTTATGTTTAAAGCAAACGAGCGGTTTTGTTAATTCCAAATATCTTCTAGGTTCTCTGATTGGTTATCCAGCCGCTTTTATTTGTTTTGGCTTCTCCCTCAAGGGCATAGAAGTGAGTATCGCCTATGCCATTTGGTCTGCAATTGGGATTGTCGGCACCACTGTCCTAGGAGCTGTTTTGTTTGGCGAAAGCCTGAGTAATTTCAAGATTGCCTGTATATGCCTGATTATCTTTGGCGTCATTGGTCTGAACGTCGCCAAAAGATAGCTTTTCTGATTTCTGACTTGAGTTGCCCGATGGCAGGTGGTGATGAATCTGGGCACAGTTGGCGATCGCGAGCATTTACTGTGGGGTTAGTGCGTAGATAGTCTCTAACCCAGTCACATCCTTGTTGCCTGAGCCAGTTAAGCTCTAAATTCCACCACACAACTTTTCCATTGCTAGCGGAGATAATTTGTTGATTATCCGCGCCAAACGTAGCTCCGGAGACACCTGCGTTATATCCCTGAAGCGTCTTTAGCAGGGTGCCATCCAAACTCCAGAGTTTCACTGTGCTGTCGGCACTTGCAGAAACTAATGTTTGGCCATCGGCACTAAAGTTGATATTGGTGACGGTATTACTGTGACCCCGTAAAATGTTGAGCAATCTACCATCCACACTCCATAGTTTGACGAGATTGTCACCACTGGCGGATGCTAGCATTTGACCATTGGGGCTAAAGCTAATTGCTAGAACGCTGGAATTATGACCTTCTAAGGTTTTTAGCAGCAATCCATCGCTCCTCCACAGACGAATCGTACTGTCTTTGCCCGCAGAAGCCAACGTTTGACCATTCGGACTAAAGCGGACAGCTAAGGCTAAATCTTGATGGCCCCAGAGAATGTGTAGCAGTTGGCCTGATGAATTCCAGAGCCGTACTGTTTGGTCGAAGCTGGCAGAGGCTAAAGTTTGACTATCGGGGCTGAAGTCAACATCATAAACACCATCGCTATGACCGACGAAGGTGGTCAGTAAAGTACCGTCCTGCCGCCAAAGTTTCACCGTACCATCGGCACTCGCAGAAGCCAGGGTTTCACCATCGGGATTAAAGCGGATGCGATAAATCGAGGCTGGATGCCCTCGCCATTGGCGTAGGAGCTGGCCGTCTTGTTGCCAGAGTTGGATGAGACCATCTCGGTTGGCTGCGGCAATCATGGGTCTCTGGGAACTTGGATGGGAACTTGGATGGGGACTGAGGCTAGTGATACTACTGCGATCGCCAATGGTTTGTAAGGCTCGGCGCTGAACTTGCCAGAGTTTGACGGTGCGATCGCCGCTTCCAGAAGCAAGTATTTGTCCATCTGGACTAAAGCTAACCGCTTCAATCCGAGCGCTATGCCCAGGCAAGGTTTGGATTAGTTTGCCCTTTAAATTCCAGAGTTTGACGGTGCGATCGCCGCCGACAGAGGCTAACCTTTTACCATCCGGGCTAAAACTGATGGCTGTCGCTGCGCCGTGATGCCCTGGCAAAACCTGAGGGGGCGATCCATGCAGGTTCCAGAAGCGAATTGTTTGGTCGTTACTTGCGGAAGCCAGCACTTGGCCATTGGGGCTAAAGCGCACCATGTTCACTGCCCCTTTGTGACCTTTAAGAGTTTGTTGCAGCGTGCCGTTGAGCCGCCATATTTTGATGCTGCCGTCACTATTAGCAGCGGCTAGCGTCTGCCCCTGAGGACTAAAGCTGAGATGCTGGATGCTGACACCTCGATCAGTCCAAGTTTTGAGGGGCGTACCATTGCGGTGCCACAGTTTGATGGTGCCGTCGCTACTGGCTGAGGCGAGGACTTGACCATCGGGGCTAAAACTGGTGGTGGTTATAGTTGCCGTATGGCCTCGGAGAACTTGGAGAGGTGTGCCATTAGCTTGCCAGAGCCGCACCGTTTGATCGGCACTACTCGATACGATCTGTTGTCCATCTGGGCTAAATTGTACCGCTGTGACGCGATCGCGATGACCGGAGATCCGGGTTTGCAAGCTGCCATCCAACCGCCACAGCAAAATGGTTTGGTCTGCACTCGCTGAGGCCAGGTTTTGCCCATTGGGACTAAAGCTGAGGCTGGTGACCGAATCTCGATGCTGTTCGAGTCGTTGGCGCTCTTGCACCGTATAGAGAGCCTGTAGCAGCGTCGAGGCAACTCGCAGCCGCGTGGTCGGGGTTACTCCTGACTGGTCTTGCAGTTGGTTGCCAGCGCGGAGGGCTTCCAATAAGGCATCGAACGCTTTGTCAGAGGCTAGTAGGGCTTCTGAGGAAAAGCTTTGAGCACTGAGTTGAGCATTGAGCGTTTGCAGGTCTGCTCGTTGCCATTGCAAGGCTGCGATCGCTCCCAAAACCAATGACCCTAATAATCCCAAACTGAGACCAAAAATTACTCGGCGGCGGCTCCGGTGACGCTCCACCTGTTCTTGGTGTTGGTAAGCTAAACTGCGCTCAATAAAGGCTTGCTCTTCTGGACTCAAATCCGCTCCCTGCTCTTGTAGCCAGAGTTGTGCTTCTAGCAAAGGAGCGCCTCGCAGTAAGGCTCCATCATCGCGATCGCTGACTTGCCATTGCCGAATTAGCGATCGCAGTCGCTCTTGCCACAGCCGAAACGTCCGCACCTCTTCCATCCACTGCCGCAACCGTTGCCACTCACGAATCAACGCCTCATGCACCACTTCTGCGGTTTCTACACCATCGGCGCTGCGATTCGTCACCACCAATCGAGCATCAGCCAAGCGCCTGACCAGGGGCCAGTTAGTTTCGCCAATCTCACTGCGGGTGGCTAAGCGGCGAATATCGGCGCTGCCTTCTCCAGGGCGTACTAACTGCGTCAACAAGCGTTGCACCTGCTTTTGCTCAACCGCAGCCAGCTTTGCATAAACCTGCTCAGCATAAACAGTTAGTGCTTGATTGACTCCGCCGATCGCATCATAGGCAGCGTGAGTTAACTCGCCTTGTTGCTGTCGCTCCCAGAGTAGAGTCAGTGCAAACTCTAGGAGGGGCAGGTTTCCCGGAGCTTGACTAATGCTCTCCAAAATCCGCACAGTCAGGCCATCGGCAATTTTGACTTGTATCAAGGCAGCGGGTTTGGCGATCGCGGCTTCCAAATCGGCGGTACTCATGGGGCCAATTAGCTCTGGGCTAAACTGACTCAAGGCATTGGCAAAAGGGCGGTAAGCTAAAGCGGATTCCAAAAAGTCTGCACGCAGGGTCAAAACCAGTGTGCAGGAAATTCCGGAAGGCAGCAGGGCCAAGAGCTGATCGAGAAATTGCTGGCGTTCAGCGCTCAGTTGGCAAAGGGTATAGAGTTCCTCAAATTGATCTATCAACAGCAGGCATCGGGGCGCGGTTGGGTTTCTGTAAAGGATTTGCTCCACAACATTGGGCAGAGTCAGCGTTCCTTGTTGCAGGGCAGCAGCGAGTTGATTGGCCGCAATTAATTGTTCTGTCTCGCTACGGTCTGGCTCTAGCAGGGCTACCAACTGCTCCGCCAAGCGGAGGAAAGGCCGTTGGCTGGGGCGTAAGCTACAAATCAGCCAATCTCCCTCCACTCGTAGACGGGGAATTAGCCCTGCTGCCACCAGCGAAGATTTACCACTACCAGAAGGCCCAACGATCGCGATCAGTGGTTGAGTGACGGCAATGTGCAGCAACTTATTGGTAAAGGCTTCTCGCCCAAAGAAAAACGATGCGTCTGACTCTTGAAAGGCTGCCAAACCACGATAAGGACAAGGTGGGATGAAAGTTAGGGAAACAGACTCAGAAATTTGCGTGAATTCCTGAGTCCTTGATTGCCATGACATCGGTAGCTCAGCAGGATTTTGGCAAATAACCGGGAGCCAACTAGCACAGGGAAACTCATCTTCTAATCCCTGCAACTGTTCTCTAGCTTGTCGCACAGCTAGATAGAGCGGCTCTCCCTGAGTGAAGGCCGCGAGAAAGGCTTTCAAGAACTCCTGAGCCACCAAATCGGGCACAGGCTCTCGCATCACGATCATCTGGGGGATATGCAAAGCCTGTAGATCGTGGGCTAACCCCAATCCATCACAAGAGTTGAAGATGGCTAATTGCAATCCCTGCGCGATCGCCTGCTGGAGGGCATGTTTCAGGTTGCCTAACCCCAAACGTTGATTAGGATTGATTGCGATTTGACCTGTGGCTCCATCCGCTTGACTGGCGCTATGTCCCGCAAAAAAGAGGATATCCCAGCCTTGGGCATCCCAAAGTTGTTGATTCAGTTCCCGGCGGTGGGGTTCTACCAAAAAGACCACTTCAGCATTGGGGGCGAGTTGGGTCAGGAGTTGGCGATCGGCTTCTGTGTCGATCCCTGTCCGATTGCCCAAAATTGCGAGAATTCGGATCTTGTCTCTGGCGATCGCAGGACGCTCTAATCGTTCATATCCAGGCGCACTGAGAGCTAGCTCGGCGTTCGGGTAGCGCTCAAAAAAGTCCCAGCGATGCCAAGGTAAGCGGCGCAGACGCAGATCTTCAACTTGCAAAATCAGCCGAATCAGA contains:
- the prmC gene encoding peptide chain release factor N(5)-glutamine methyltransferase, with translation MTTLQTQTISGLELWQWRNQARQTAIAADVSVTELDWLLQQMLGLDGLVLELESFKDRAEIPLPLPLSHLSALWQRRLNDRVPVQYLAGVAQWRNLSLQVSPDVLIPRPETEGLIDMAIAAVAQSSLPLSEGHWADLGTGSGAIAIALADAFPKISIHAVDCDAAALAVAQVNAERYGMSDRIHFYQGSWFEPLAHLQGQFSGMIANPPYVPSTRLAEMDPEVAHEPQHAVYGNGQDGLDHVRHLIKFASDYLMPGGVWLMEMMVGQSEAVTDLLQTQGHYRDIQIHPDYAERNRLALTYRA
- a CDS encoding multidrug efflux SMR transporter — protein: MSQSWIFLAFAIICELIATLCLKQTSGFVNSKYLLGSLIGYPAAFICFGFSLKGIEVSIAYAIWSAIGIVGTTVLGAVLFGESLSNFKIACICLIIFGVIGLNVAKR
- a CDS encoding PD40 domain-containing protein; amino-acid sequence: MGKLVVFKLGPGDFERGFPVTLQIGAEGDRPSTEITGFLPPNLTILEDYQHWQTAYLALGWQFNLRIEAPAGQVNRVSFTTICQDAAEALSANLNHWLSADSFRPVREKLLEKLSPADLIRLILQVEDLRLRRLPWHRWDFFERYPNAELALSAPGYERLERPAIARDKIRILAILGNRTGIDTEADRQLLTQLAPNAEVVFLVEPHRRELNQQLWDAQGWDILFFAGHSASQADGATGQIAINPNQRLGLGNLKHALQQAIAQGLQLAIFNSCDGLGLAHDLQALHIPQMIVMREPVPDLVAQEFLKAFLAAFTQGEPLYLAVRQAREQLQGLEDEFPCASWLPVICQNPAELPMSWQSRTQEFTQISESVSLTFIPPCPYRGLAAFQESDASFFFGREAFTNKLLHIAVTQPLIAIVGPSGSGKSSLVAAGLIPRLRVEGDWLICSLRPSQRPFLRLAEQLVALLEPDRSETEQLIAANQLAAALQQGTLTLPNVVEQILYRNPTAPRCLLLIDQFEELYTLCQLSAERQQFLDQLLALLPSGISCTLVLTLRADFLESALAYRPFANALSQFSPELIGPMSTADLEAAIAKPAALIQVKIADGLTVRILESISQAPGNLPLLEFALTLLWERQQQGELTHAAYDAIGGVNQALTVYAEQVYAKLAAVEQKQVQRLLTQLVRPGEGSADIRRLATRSEIGETNWPLVRRLADARLVVTNRSADGVETAEVVHEALIREWQRLRQWMEEVRTFRLWQERLRSLIRQWQVSDRDDGALLRGAPLLEAQLWLQEQGADLSPEEQAFIERSLAYQHQEQVERHRSRRRVIFGLSLGLLGSLVLGAIAALQWQRADLQTLNAQLSAQSFSSEALLASDKAFDALLEALRAGNQLQDQSGVTPTTRLRVASTLLQALYTVQERQRLEQHRDSVTSLSFSPNGQNLASASADQTILLWRLDGSLQTRISGHRDRVTAVQFSPDGQQIVSSSADQTVRLWQANGTPLQVLRGHTATITTTSFSPDGQVLASASSDGTIKLWHRNGTPLKTWTDRGVSIQHLSFSPQGQTLAAANSDGSIKIWRLNGTLQQTLKGHKGAVNMVRFSPNGQVLASASNDQTIRFWNLHGSPPQVLPGHHGAATAISFSPDGKRLASVGGDRTVKLWNLKGKLIQTLPGHSARIEAVSFSPDGQILASGSGDRTVKLWQVQRRALQTIGDRSSITSLSPHPSSHPSSQRPMIAAANRDGLIQLWQQDGQLLRQWRGHPASIYRIRFNPDGETLASASADGTVKLWRQDGTLLTTFVGHSDGVYDVDFSPDSQTLASASFDQTVRLWNSSGQLLHILWGHQDLALAVRFSPNGQTLASAGKDSTIRLWRSDGLLLKTLEGHNSSVLAISFSPNGQMLASASGDNLVKLWSVDGRLLNILRGHSNTVTNINFSADGQTLVSASADSTVKLWSLDGTLLKTLQGYNAGVSGATFGADNQQIISASNGKVVWWNLELNWLRQQGCDWVRDYLRTNPTVNARDRQLCPDSSPPAIGQLKSEIRKAIFWRRSDQ